The proteins below come from a single Vidua chalybeata isolate OUT-0048 chromosome 1, bVidCha1 merged haplotype, whole genome shotgun sequence genomic window:
- the NRSN1 gene encoding neurensin-1 — MSSYADICGSKHAQGSTEGGYQRYGVRSYLHQFYEDCTASIWEYEDDFQIQRSPSRWSSVFWKVGLISGMAFMLIGVAVLVVGFLVPPKIEALGKDDFVVVDTHAVQFNGSLDICKLAGAILFCVGGSTVAACLLMSAFAKSYSKEEKYLQQRFKERIADIKVHANPVTKAPAPGESKIPVTLSRVQNVQPLSET, encoded by the exons ATGAGCTCCTATGCTGACATCTGCGGGTCCAAGCACGCGCAGGGCAGCACTGAGGGAGGGTACCAGCGCTACGGAGTTCGGTCCTACCTGCATCAGTTTTATGAGGACTGCACAGCTTCAATTTGGGAGTATGAGGATGATTTTCAGATCCAGAGATCGCCGAGCAGGTGGAGCTCTGTATTCTGGAAG gtcGGACTCATCTCTGGGATGGCTTTTATGCTGATAGGTGTAGCTGTTCTTGTAGTGGGTTTTCTTGTGCCACCGAAAATCGAAGCCCTTGGGAAGGatgattttgttgttgtggaTACCCATGCTGTTCAGTTCAATGGGTCCCTTGATATATGCAAGCTGGCAGGAGCAATCTTGTTCTGTGTTGGAGGGTCCACTGTGGCAGCATGTCTGCTGATGTCTGCTTTTGCTAAAAGTTACTCCAAAGAAGAGAAGTACCTCCAGCAAAGATTTAAAGAGAGAATAGCTGATATAAAAGTCCATGCAAACCCAGTCACAAAAGCGCCAGCACCAGGAGAGTCAAAGATACCTGTCACTTTGTCCAGAGTTCAAAATGTCCAGCCTTTATCCGAAACCTGA